Proteins encoded by one window of Bradyrhizobium sp. B097:
- a CDS encoding heme-binding protein: MDLLALAKNIADRVEAQSARAKVPVAVCVMDIHGNIVLKHRMNGAPAFSIEIAERKAYTSALVGLRTADISPLVQPGQELFPLMGLSGGRFCSMGGGAPLTSDGQLVAGVGVSGGTVAQDVAILEGALRDAGTPALAAAS; the protein is encoded by the coding sequence ATGGACTTACTTGCTCTTGCCAAAAATATCGCAGACCGCGTCGAAGCGCAGTCGGCGCGCGCAAAGGTGCCGGTTGCCGTTTGCGTCATGGATATTCACGGCAACATCGTGCTCAAGCACCGCATGAACGGTGCGCCGGCCTTCTCGATCGAAATAGCGGAACGCAAGGCCTACACATCCGCGCTGGTCGGGCTTCGCACGGCTGACATCTCTCCACTCGTGCAGCCTGGGCAGGAGCTCTTCCCCCTGATGGGTCTCTCTGGTGGGAGATTTTGCTCCATGGGCGGCGGCGCGCCGCTTACCAGCGATGGACAATTGGTCGCCGGCGTCGGCGTCAGCGGCGGCACCGTCGCGCAGGACGTAGCCATTCTCGAAGGGGCACTTCGGGATGCCGGGACGCCTGCCCTCGCCGCGGCATCGTGA
- a CDS encoding VOC family protein, translating to MTITELQERPAAETFRAGTIEMKLEVVVIPVSDVDRAKRFYSDLGWRLDIDYIDGADYRVIQFTPPGSGCSVIFGRNVTTALPGSVQGLHLIVSDIEAACADLLGRGIAIGKPFHDPGGIFHHANAKGVVAGANPQRKSYASYASFSDPDGNGWVFQEVTARLTGHIEASDTSFTPELTNFVRRADALKRT from the coding sequence ATGACCATCACTGAGTTGCAGGAAAGGCCCGCAGCCGAAACCTTTCGCGCGGGCACGATCGAGATGAAGCTCGAAGTCGTCGTCATCCCGGTCTCGGACGTCGATCGCGCCAAGCGCTTCTACAGCGACCTCGGGTGGCGCCTCGACATCGACTACATCGACGGCGCCGACTACCGGGTGATCCAGTTCACCCCGCCCGGCTCCGGATGCTCGGTCATCTTCGGCAGGAATGTCACCACGGCTTTGCCGGGCTCGGTGCAGGGATTGCACCTGATCGTTTCCGACATCGAGGCTGCCTGCGCCGACCTGCTCGGCCGCGGCATCGCGATCGGCAAGCCTTTCCATGACCCCGGCGGCATATTCCACCATGCCAACGCGAAAGGAGTGGTCGCCGGCGCAAATCCGCAACGAAAGAGTTACGCCTCGTACGCGTCGTTCAGCGATCCGGACGGTAACGGCTGGGTGTTCCAAGAGGTCACAGCACGACTGACCGGACATATCGAGGCGAGCGACACAAGCTTTACTCCCGAGCTGACGAACTTCGTCCGGCGTGCGGATGCGCTTAAACGCACTTGA
- a CDS encoding alpha/beta hydrolase, with protein MSRPSSSSRSSMPAHHQGSVDATRRAMLAGSVAAVSLGTPLSAQASVPQPSTETKHKWVRADGVDVFYREAGPAGAPILLLLHGFANSSFYFRHLMPRLADRFRLIAPDLPSLGFTQVPAERNYRYDFESLSRTITAFVDALELKHYFLYVFDYGAPVGWDLALKYPDRVAGIISQNGNAYVEGLRDEAWDPLRAYWASPSPDKREPIRARMTLDGVKAAYFHGVADPSSIEPESYTLDAAILARPGNADLQIDLKLDYKRNIERYPLYQAFFRQRQPKLLAVWGKKDPFFAPEGAEAFRRDLPAARIVLLDTGHFALETEGGTVADELRRFLLD; from the coding sequence ATGTCCCGCCCTTCATCGTCGTCCAGATCATCAATGCCCGCGCATCATCAAGGTTCGGTCGACGCAACGCGACGCGCGATGCTGGCAGGGAGTGTTGCAGCCGTGAGTCTAGGAACTCCTTTATCAGCCCAAGCGTCGGTGCCGCAGCCCTCGACGGAGACAAAGCACAAATGGGTCCGCGCCGACGGCGTCGACGTCTTCTATCGCGAAGCCGGTCCCGCTGGGGCCCCCATCTTGCTCCTGTTGCACGGCTTTGCGAATTCTTCCTTCTACTTCCGTCACCTGATGCCAAGACTTGCAGACCGATTTCGACTGATCGCACCAGATTTGCCGTCGTTGGGCTTCACACAAGTCCCGGCCGAGCGGAACTATCGCTATGACTTCGAATCCCTCTCCCGCACGATCACGGCATTCGTCGACGCTCTGGAGCTCAAGCACTACTTCCTGTACGTCTTTGATTACGGTGCGCCAGTCGGTTGGGATCTGGCGCTGAAATATCCGGATCGTGTTGCCGGGATCATCAGCCAGAACGGCAATGCCTATGTCGAAGGCCTGAGGGACGAGGCCTGGGATCCGTTACGAGCCTATTGGGCCAGCCCGAGCCCGGACAAGCGCGAACCCATCCGCGCCCGCATGACGCTCGATGGAGTCAAGGCGGCTTATTTCCACGGCGTGGCCGATCCATCCAGCATCGAGCCGGAGTCTTATACGCTCGATGCAGCGATCCTGGCCCGGCCGGGAAATGCAGATCTCCAGATCGACCTCAAGCTGGACTACAAGCGCAACATCGAACGCTATCCGCTCTATCAGGCTTTCTTTCGCCAGCGGCAGCCGAAGCTGCTGGCCGTATGGGGAAAAAAAGATCCATTCTTCGCCCCTGAGGGCGCTGAGGCATTCCGGCGCGATCTTCCGGCCGCACGTATCGTTCTTCTGGATACGGGTCACTTCGCGCTCGAGACAGAAGGCGGCACGGTCGCCGACGAGCTTAGGCGCTTCTTGCTGGACTGA
- the dhaK gene encoding dihydroxyacetone kinase subunit DhaK produces the protein MKKFINAVDNVLGESLDGFAAAHADLVVLGAERKFVRRRELNGRKVALVSGGGSGHEPLHAGFVGYGMLDAACPGQVFTSPTPDQIVEAAQAVAGDAGVLFIVKNYAGDRMNFEMAAEIAEGRTATIVTDDDVAVEKSTYSIGRRGVAGTLIVEKIVGAAAEKGADLKACVALGERVNARTRSMGVALTSCTVPAAGTPTFTLGEDEMEMGVGIHGEPGRRRVKLAEADAIASEMTTAIADDLAAPAGSEALLLVNGFGGTPTIELYLMYNAARRMLEQRGLRIARSLVGSYVTSLDMAGCSLTVSLLDAETSALWDAPVRTAALKW, from the coding sequence ATGAAGAAGTTCATCAATGCGGTCGACAATGTGCTCGGCGAAAGCCTCGACGGCTTCGCCGCGGCGCATGCCGATCTGGTCGTGCTCGGCGCCGAGCGCAAATTCGTTCGCCGCCGCGAGCTGAACGGCAGGAAGGTCGCGCTGGTCTCTGGCGGCGGCAGCGGGCATGAGCCGCTGCATGCCGGCTTCGTCGGCTACGGCATGCTGGATGCGGCCTGTCCCGGACAAGTGTTCACCTCGCCGACGCCCGACCAGATCGTCGAGGCCGCGCAGGCGGTCGCGGGCGATGCCGGCGTGCTGTTCATCGTCAAGAACTATGCGGGCGACCGCATGAATTTCGAGATGGCGGCCGAGATCGCCGAAGGCCGCACCGCCACCATCGTGACCGACGACGATGTCGCGGTCGAGAAATCGACCTACAGTATCGGGCGCCGCGGCGTCGCCGGCACCTTGATCGTCGAGAAGATCGTCGGCGCCGCCGCCGAGAAAGGCGCCGATCTCAAGGCCTGCGTGGCGCTCGGCGAGCGCGTCAACGCGCGGACGCGTTCGATGGGTGTGGCGCTGACCAGCTGCACCGTCCCCGCCGCAGGCACCCCGACCTTCACGCTCGGCGAGGACGAAATGGAGATGGGTGTCGGCATCCACGGCGAGCCGGGTCGCCGCCGCGTCAAGCTCGCGGAGGCCGACGCGATCGCATCGGAAATGACGACCGCCATTGCCGACGATCTCGCCGCGCCCGCAGGCTCCGAGGCCTTGCTGCTGGTCAACGGCTTCGGCGGCACCCCGACGATCGAGCTCTATCTGATGTACAACGCGGCGCGCCGCATGCTCGAGCAGCGCGGCCTGCGCATCGCCCGCTCGCTGGTGGGCAGCTACGTCACCTCGCTGGATATGGCCGGTTGCTCGCTCACCGTGAGCCTGCTCGATGCCGAGACGTCGGCGCTGTGGGACGCCCCGGTGCGCACAGCCGCATTGAAATGGTGA
- the ptsP gene encoding phosphoenolpyruvate--protein phosphotransferase yields MQGGAAGSAYRGRTASIGFAHGPLVRVDAGAGGERVAGTLVEEALALRKAIDLASGQIADLAASAGGEAAQILEFQVALLEDEDLIEAIFASIGEGRPADVAWRSTLDDQIAEYNSAADEYLQARSSDLADLRDRVVHILRGDEGEPLKIPSGGVVCADDLPPSRFLEIDWSGGGGLALLHGSPTSHVAMLARARGIPMVVQLGAIPHAGATALLDGEGATLELDPSAEQVRIFEKRRESHRKSRASARAILRRPTASWRGEHVKLLINIQRVDDLDDADAQYADGIGLMRTEFLLAGRSDLPDEETQFQAYDAVLRWAGQRPVTIRTFDAGGDKPVPGFTFDGEANPFLGVRGLRLCLARPEIFAVQLRALARAAVRGNLKVMFPMVTSADELEAGRKLFAGIVQHLQADGIAAMLPELGIMVEVPAAALAVSSFKASFFSIGSNDLAQYVLACDRSNGALAPLMDPLHPAVLELIARTAEHGRRAGVSVSLCGDMAGDPRCLPALLNCGLRELSVNPSALAQIKQTIDRLSSGGSVG; encoded by the coding sequence ATGCAGGGCGGCGCTGCAGGATCGGCTTACCGCGGCAGGACTGCCTCGATCGGCTTTGCCCACGGTCCGCTGGTCCGCGTCGATGCGGGCGCCGGCGGCGAGCGGGTGGCCGGCACGCTGGTCGAGGAGGCGCTCGCCTTGCGCAAGGCGATCGATCTCGCGAGCGGGCAGATCGCCGATCTTGCCGCCAGCGCCGGCGGCGAAGCCGCGCAGATCCTCGAATTCCAGGTCGCATTGCTGGAGGATGAGGATCTGATCGAGGCGATCTTCGCGTCGATCGGCGAGGGGCGTCCGGCCGATGTCGCATGGCGCTCGACGCTCGACGATCAGATCGCGGAGTACAATTCGGCGGCGGATGAGTATCTGCAGGCGCGCTCGTCGGACCTTGCGGACCTGCGCGACCGCGTGGTCCACATCCTGCGCGGCGACGAGGGCGAGCCGCTCAAGATCCCGAGCGGAGGCGTCGTCTGTGCCGACGACCTGCCGCCGTCGCGCTTCCTGGAGATCGACTGGTCCGGCGGCGGCGGCCTGGCGCTGCTGCATGGGAGTCCGACCAGCCACGTCGCGATGCTGGCGCGGGCGCGCGGCATTCCGATGGTCGTGCAGCTCGGTGCTATTCCTCATGCCGGCGCCACCGCGCTGCTCGACGGCGAAGGCGCGACGCTGGAGCTCGATCCCAGCGCCGAGCAGGTGCGGATCTTCGAGAAGCGGCGCGAGAGCCATCGCAAGAGCAGGGCATCCGCGCGCGCGATCCTGCGGCGGCCGACGGCCTCGTGGCGCGGCGAACACGTCAAGCTCCTGATCAATATCCAGCGGGTCGACGACCTCGATGATGCGGACGCGCAATATGCCGACGGCATCGGCCTGATGCGGACCGAATTCCTGCTCGCCGGGCGGAGCGACCTGCCGGACGAGGAGACCCAATTCCAGGCCTACGACGCGGTATTGCGCTGGGCCGGTCAGCGGCCGGTCACGATCCGCACGTTCGATGCCGGCGGCGACAAGCCGGTGCCCGGCTTCACATTCGACGGCGAGGCCAATCCGTTCCTCGGCGTGCGTGGCTTGCGGCTGTGCCTGGCCCGGCCGGAGATCTTTGCCGTCCAGCTCCGCGCGCTGGCCCGTGCCGCGGTGCGCGGCAATCTCAAGGTCATGTTCCCGATGGTGACGTCGGCGGACGAGCTTGAGGCGGGACGGAAGCTGTTCGCCGGCATCGTGCAGCACTTGCAGGCGGACGGCATTGCCGCAATGCTCCCGGAACTCGGAATCATGGTCGAGGTTCCGGCGGCGGCCCTGGCGGTCTCGAGCTTCAAGGCGTCGTTTTTCTCGATCGGCTCGAACGATCTCGCGCAATATGTGCTGGCCTGCGATCGTTCCAACGGAGCTCTCGCGCCCCTGATGGACCCCCTGCATCCCGCAGTGCTCGAACTGATCGCGCGGACCGCCGAGCACGGCCGCCGCGCCGGCGTCAGTGTCAGCCTGTGCGGCGACATGGCAGGTGATCCGCGCTGCCTTCCCGCGCTTCTGAATTGCGGCCTGCGCGAATTGTCCGTGAACCCATCGGCGCTGGCGCAGATCAAGCAGACCATCGACCGGCTGAGCAGCGGAGGCAGTGTTGGCTGA
- a CDS encoding HPr family phosphocarrier protein, with product MMSMLDKADGQIFTGNVRLVHAVGMHARPAVKLTKLAKKFQAQISVRVAGAPEWINAKSVAKIMAMRAAHGSTIEIKASGIDAEAAVAALVDLVASDFPDGAG from the coding sequence ATGATGAGTATGCTTGATAAAGCGGACGGACAGATCTTCACCGGCAATGTGCGGCTGGTGCATGCGGTGGGCATGCACGCGCGCCCGGCGGTCAAGCTGACCAAGCTCGCCAAGAAGTTCCAGGCGCAGATCTCGGTGCGGGTCGCCGGTGCGCCCGAGTGGATCAACGCCAAGAGCGTGGCCAAGATCATGGCGATGCGCGCCGCGCACGGCAGCACGATCGAGATCAAGGCCTCCGGCATCGACGCCGAGGCCGCCGTCGCGGCTCTGGTCGATCTGGTTGCCAGCGATTTTCCGGATGGAGCAGGCTAG
- the dhaM gene encoding dihydroxyacetone kinase phosphoryl donor subunit DhaM: MTDTVGIVIVSHSSDIAKGTADMVRQMVGSEVKVAFCGGNPDGGLGTSVPLIIDAINDAWSPKGVAVLVDLGGAETNSEMAVEMLEPARRDLVVVCNAPIVEGAVMAATEAAGGSSLAQVKAVAEELSAD; encoded by the coding sequence ATGACCGACACCGTGGGGATCGTGATCGTCTCGCATTCCAGCGACATCGCCAAGGGAACCGCCGATATGGTGCGGCAGATGGTCGGCAGCGAAGTCAAGGTGGCGTTCTGCGGCGGCAATCCAGACGGCGGATTGGGCACCAGCGTGCCGCTGATCATCGACGCCATCAATGACGCCTGGTCGCCGAAGGGTGTCGCGGTGCTGGTCGATCTCGGCGGCGCCGAGACCAACAGCGAAATGGCGGTGGAGATGCTGGAGCCCGCGCGGCGCGATCTCGTTGTCGTCTGCAACGCGCCGATCGTCGAGGGCGCCGTGATGGCGGCGACCGAGGCAGCGGGCGGCAGCTCGCTGGCCCAGGTCAAGGCCGTGGCCGAAGAACTCTCTGCCGATTGA
- the dhaL gene encoding dihydroxyacetone kinase subunit DhaL: MSVPSETLKSLVKAAAEQVIASAPELTSLDQAIGDGDHGTNMKRGCEAVLGKLDAISAQPLDEALKMIGKTLVMTVGGASGPLYGSFFLAAGEALSHDKHLPEDLADVFGSAVNAVSARGRSQVGEKTMLDVLVPVLETLKTAAGQPDLIARVRTTATEAVERTAPMQATKGRASFLGARSVGHVDPGARSSCVLVQAVCAGLEARA; encoded by the coding sequence ATGTCGGTGCCATCAGAGACATTGAAGTCGTTGGTCAAGGCGGCCGCCGAGCAGGTCATCGCCAGCGCGCCGGAGCTGACCAGCCTCGATCAGGCGATCGGCGACGGCGATCACGGGACCAACATGAAGCGCGGTTGCGAAGCCGTGCTCGGCAAGCTCGATGCGATCTCGGCGCAGCCGCTCGACGAAGCGCTGAAGATGATCGGCAAGACCCTGGTGATGACGGTCGGCGGTGCCTCCGGGCCGCTCTATGGCAGCTTCTTTCTTGCCGCAGGCGAGGCGCTGTCGCACGACAAGCACCTGCCCGAGGATCTCGCCGACGTGTTCGGCAGCGCCGTGAACGCGGTAAGCGCGCGCGGCCGCTCGCAGGTCGGCGAGAAGACGATGCTGGATGTGCTGGTTCCCGTGCTCGAGACATTGAAGACGGCAGCCGGCCAGCCGGATCTGATCGCGCGGGTGCGCACCACCGCGACCGAGGCGGTCGAACGGACAGCGCCGATGCAGGCCACCAAGGGACGCGCGTCGTTCCTCGGCGCGCGCAGCGTCGGCCATGTCGATCCCGGCGCACGGTCGAGCTGCGTGCTGGTGCAGGCGGTGTGCGCGGGCCTGGAGGCACGGGCATGA
- a CDS encoding ABC transporter ATP-binding protein, with translation MADVTLRNVNKRFGAVEAVRDLSLTVSDGEFLVLLGPSGAGKTTTLRLITGLESPDTGSVMIDGRDVTHDPPGSRDIAFVFQQYSLYPHLTVYDNLAFPLRSPARRVAEPIIRKRVEQTAELLHIASKLNNRATRLSGGEMQRVAIGRALVRDPSIYLMDEPLSSLDAKLRAELRLELKRIQIELGATILYVTHDQVEAMTMASRIGVIRDGQLLQLGTPREIYESPSSSYVASRLGTPQINFLPARLLSDVAVPAGTETVGIRTEHLQLAARNGGQMVGRVHRVEHLGEQNHVHLDYKGETLVTLADPHQPLQAGQEVDLHLVHPLCFDRAGQRIAAAVH, from the coding sequence ATGGCTGACGTCACCCTGCGCAACGTCAACAAGCGCTTTGGCGCGGTCGAAGCGGTCCGGGACCTCTCGCTGACGGTGAGCGACGGCGAATTCCTGGTCCTGCTCGGGCCGAGCGGCGCCGGCAAGACCACGACGCTGCGGCTGATCACCGGACTGGAGAGCCCCGACACGGGCTCCGTGATGATCGACGGGCGCGACGTGACGCATGATCCGCCCGGCTCGCGGGACATCGCCTTCGTGTTCCAGCAATATTCGCTGTATCCGCATCTGACGGTCTACGACAATCTGGCGTTTCCGCTGCGCTCTCCGGCGCGGCGGGTGGCGGAGCCGATCATCCGCAAGCGCGTCGAACAGACCGCGGAGCTGCTGCACATCGCGAGCAAGCTGAACAACCGCGCCACCCGTCTCTCCGGCGGCGAGATGCAGCGCGTGGCGATCGGCCGTGCGCTGGTCCGCGATCCCTCGATCTATCTGATGGACGAGCCGCTGTCCTCGCTCGACGCAAAACTCCGCGCCGAGCTTCGCCTCGAACTCAAGCGGATCCAGATCGAGCTCGGCGCGACCATCCTCTACGTCACACACGATCAGGTCGAGGCGATGACGATGGCCTCGCGTATCGGCGTGATCAGGGACGGCCAGTTGCTTCAGCTCGGCACGCCCCGCGAGATCTACGAGAGCCCGTCCAGCAGCTACGTCGCCTCGCGGCTCGGCACGCCGCAGATCAACTTCCTGCCGGCTCGCCTGCTCTCCGATGTCGCGGTGCCGGCCGGAACCGAGACGGTCGGCATTCGCACCGAGCATCTTCAGCTCGCCGCGCGCAATGGCGGGCAGATGGTCGGCCGCGTGCATCGGGTCGAGCACCTCGGCGAGCAGAATCATGTTCATCTGGACTATAAGGGCGAAACGCTGGTGACGCTGGCGGATCCGCATCAGCCGCTGCAGGCAGGCCAGGAGGTCGACTTGCATCTGGTGCATCCGTTGTGTTTCGACCGCGCGGGGCAGCGCATTGCCGCGGCGGTTCATTAG
- a CDS encoding ABC transporter ATP-binding protein produces MAQIRIENLRKSFDQFTAVEGSTFTIDDGTFFAMLGPSGCGKTTTLRMIAGLELPTEGKILLDGEDVTFHRAAARDIAFVFQLFALYPHMNVGENIGFPLKCQGMARREIRQRVHETARMLQIEHLLSSKTSKLSGGDRQRVALGRAMVRRPKAFLMDEPLGALDAEFRHLMCGELRDLHDRIKATTVYVTHDQLEAMSMADQIAVMNRGRVEQIGTPREVYDRPASMFVADFIGSPPMNFLRFEGGLRSGDRAVSFHDTRLAVPEIREDRASAPLALGVRPEHIRFADAGAVRGEVFGAEYLGTTQIVTVDTAYGRVAARLPSSASVRIGETIGLEFNAARLALFDIGSGLAIRTASAEGVRHG; encoded by the coding sequence ATGGCACAGATCCGCATCGAAAACCTGCGCAAGTCGTTCGATCAGTTCACCGCGGTGGAAGGCTCGACCTTCACGATCGACGACGGCACGTTCTTCGCGATGCTCGGGCCCTCCGGCTGCGGCAAGACCACCACCTTGCGCATGATCGCCGGCCTCGAGCTGCCGACCGAAGGCAAGATCCTGCTCGATGGCGAGGACGTCACGTTCCACCGTGCTGCCGCGCGCGATATCGCCTTCGTGTTCCAGCTGTTCGCGCTCTATCCGCACATGAATGTCGGGGAGAATATCGGCTTCCCCCTGAAGTGCCAGGGCATGGCCCGGCGCGAGATCCGCCAGCGGGTGCACGAGACCGCGCGGATGTTGCAGATCGAGCATCTGCTGTCGAGCAAGACCTCGAAACTCTCGGGCGGCGACCGGCAGCGCGTCGCGCTCGGGCGCGCCATGGTGCGGCGACCGAAGGCATTCCTGATGGACGAGCCGCTGGGCGCGCTCGACGCCGAGTTTCGCCATTTGATGTGCGGCGAGCTGCGCGACCTGCACGATCGCATCAAGGCGACCACGGTCTATGTCACGCATGACCAGCTCGAGGCGATGTCGATGGCCGACCAGATCGCCGTCATGAACAGGGGACGTGTCGAGCAGATCGGCACGCCGCGGGAGGTCTATGACCGGCCCGCGAGCATGTTCGTGGCCGACTTCATCGGCTCGCCGCCGATGAACTTCCTGCGCTTCGAGGGCGGCCTGCGATCCGGCGACCGCGCGGTCAGCTTCCATGACACCAGGCTTGCGGTGCCGGAGATCCGCGAGGACCGCGCCAGCGCGCCGCTGGCGCTCGGCGTCCGTCCGGAGCATATCCGCTTCGCCGACGCGGGCGCCGTTCGCGGCGAGGTGTTCGGCGCGGAATATCTCGGCACCACGCAGATCGTCACCGTCGACACGGCCTATGGGCGGGTCGCGGCGCGGCTGCCGTCCAGCGCGTCGGTGCGGATCGGTGAGACCATCGGTCTCGAATTCAACGCCGCGCGGCTGGCGCTGTTCGATATCGGCAGCGGCCTTGCGATCAGGACCGCGAGCGCGGAGGGCGTGCGCCATGGCTGA
- a CDS encoding carbohydrate ABC transporter permease: MTAAATKSTAHSIVEASPRTKAFAGGLVILYAVITILPLLWIVATAFKSQSDAIAYPPKVIFEPTLEGYVNLFTVRTRQTPDFIAKLPPPETWYDKLVRKRDMVIAGPSKVVPRFVNSLIIGFGSTFLAVFLGTLAAYAFSRFRIPLADDLLFFILSTRMMPPVAVAIPIYLMYRQLNLTDTRLGMILLYTAVNVSLAVWLLKGFIDEIPREYEEAALVDGYTRLQALRKVVLPQAVTGIAATAIFCLIFSWNEYAFAVLLTSGEAQTMPPFIPFIIGEGGQDWPAVAAATTLFVVPIVMFTVLLRKHLLRGITFGAVRK, from the coding sequence ATGACCGCTGCCGCCACCAAATCGACCGCGCACTCGATCGTCGAGGCCTCGCCGCGCACCAAGGCGTTCGCCGGCGGCCTCGTCATCCTGTATGCCGTGATCACGATCCTGCCGCTGCTGTGGATCGTCGCCACCGCCTTCAAGTCGCAAAGCGACGCCATCGCCTATCCGCCCAAGGTGATCTTCGAGCCGACCCTCGAAGGCTATGTGAACCTGTTCACGGTGCGGACGCGCCAGACGCCGGATTTCATCGCCAAGCTGCCGCCGCCGGAAACCTGGTACGACAAGCTGGTGCGCAAGCGGGATATGGTGATCGCCGGGCCGTCCAAGGTCGTGCCGCGCTTCGTCAACTCGCTGATCATCGGCTTCGGCTCGACCTTCCTTGCGGTCTTCCTCGGCACGCTCGCGGCCTATGCGTTCTCGCGATTCCGCATTCCGCTGGCGGACGATCTGCTGTTTTTCATCCTCTCGACGCGCATGATGCCGCCGGTCGCGGTGGCGATCCCGATCTATCTGATGTACCGGCAGCTCAATCTGACCGACACGCGGCTCGGCATGATCCTGCTCTACACCGCGGTGAACGTCTCGCTCGCGGTCTGGCTGCTCAAGGGTTTCATCGACGAGATCCCGCGCGAGTATGAGGAGGCGGCGCTGGTCGACGGCTATACGCGGCTGCAGGCGCTGCGCAAGGTGGTGCTGCCGCAGGCCGTCACGGGAATTGCGGCGACCGCGATCTTCTGCCTGATCTTCTCCTGGAACGAGTACGCCTTCGCGGTGCTGCTGACCAGCGGCGAGGCGCAGACCATGCCGCCTTTCATCCCCTTCATCATCGGCGAGGGCGGGCAGGATTGGCCAGCGGTTGCCGCCGCGACCACGCTGTTCGTCGTCCCGATCGTCATGTTCACCGTGCTGTTGCGCAAGCATCTGCTGCGCGGCATCACCTTCGGAGCGGTGCGCAAATGA
- a CDS encoding sugar ABC transporter permease has protein sequence MDTMTTILQPDHATIPGVSKPVKSRAGRRVHGLSDRAIAWLFVAPTIALLLAINIFPLIWMIRLSFTNLNLSMSYLPLRFVGLDNFRDILTDEDVWFRLQTTAQFVISSVALQVVIGFGLALLINRQFRGHSFWTTIILLPMMLSPAVVGNFWTLLLQPQIGPFNYLISLFTGVPPSSFSMTGQVSLAPWTIVLVDTWMWAPYVMLICLAGLRSIPDYIYEAAEVDRASAWRQFWSITLPMTVPFLMLAVLFRAIENFKMFDMVNLLTSGGPGSTTELVSIALKRAAFEKWRTGYSSALAIILFVTVFGAANIYVKTLNKVKQR, from the coding sequence ATGGACACGATGACGACGATCCTCCAACCCGATCATGCTACGATCCCAGGCGTGAGCAAGCCTGTAAAATCCCGCGCCGGACGGCGCGTCCACGGCCTGTCGGACCGGGCTATCGCCTGGCTGTTCGTCGCGCCGACGATCGCGCTGCTGCTCGCGATCAACATCTTTCCGCTGATCTGGATGATCCGGCTGTCCTTCACCAACCTCAACCTCAGCATGTCCTATCTGCCGCTGCGGTTCGTTGGCCTCGACAATTTCAGGGACATCCTCACCGACGAGGACGTCTGGTTCCGGCTGCAGACCACGGCGCAGTTCGTGATCTCGTCGGTGGCGTTGCAGGTGGTCATAGGCTTCGGCCTGGCGCTTCTGATCAACCGTCAGTTTCGCGGCCACAGCTTCTGGACCACGATCATCCTGCTGCCGATGATGCTGTCGCCGGCGGTGGTCGGCAATTTCTGGACGCTGCTGCTGCAGCCGCAGATCGGGCCGTTCAACTATCTGATCAGCCTGTTCACCGGCGTACCGCCGAGCTCGTTCAGCATGACCGGGCAGGTGTCGCTGGCGCCGTGGACCATCGTGCTGGTCGATACCTGGATGTGGGCGCCCTACGTGATGCTGATCTGCCTCGCCGGGCTGCGCTCGATCCCCGATTACATCTATGAGGCAGCCGAAGTCGATCGCGCCTCGGCCTGGCGGCAGTTCTGGTCGATCACGCTGCCGATGACGGTGCCGTTCCTGATGCTCGCGGTGCTGTTCCGTGCGATCGAGAACTTCAAGATGTTCGACATGGTCAATCTCCTGACCTCGGGCGGGCCGGGCTCGACCACCGAGCTGGTGTCGATCGCGCTGAAGCGCGCGGCGTTCGAGAAGTGGCGCACCGGCTATTCCTCGGCGCTTGCCATCATCCTGTTCGTGACCGTGTTCGGCGCCGCCAACATCTACGTCAAGACGCTCAACAAGGTGAAGCAACGATGA